A single region of the Arthrobacter sp. V1I7 genome encodes:
- a CDS encoding VOC family protein produces the protein MPTPDHSTGAPCWIDLMTSDTEKAKAFYGTLFGWTFQTGDEEKYGGYITAAKDGKTVAGMMQKDDAMAGMPDTWSTYLGSDDAAATVQAAVQHGGQIYLEPMDVPEQGRMAMIADATGASVGIWEPHEMPGYGLAAEPGTPAWHELHATDYDKAVKFYQDVFGWNTDVMSDTPEFRYTTLGAGDSAKPGIMDASGYLPAEVPASWQIYFNVHDTDASIEKAVAMGATVIDGPDNTPFGRLATLADPTGAMFKIMADTTQDSADARPQSS, from the coding sequence ATGCCAACACCTGACCACTCCACTGGAGCGCCATGCTGGATCGACCTGATGACCTCGGATACCGAAAAGGCCAAGGCGTTCTACGGCACGCTCTTCGGCTGGACCTTCCAGACGGGCGACGAGGAAAAATACGGCGGGTACATCACGGCGGCGAAGGACGGGAAAACCGTTGCCGGCATGATGCAGAAGGACGACGCCATGGCGGGTATGCCGGACACGTGGAGCACCTATTTGGGCTCCGATGATGCCGCAGCAACCGTGCAGGCAGCGGTCCAACACGGCGGACAGATTTATCTGGAACCCATGGACGTCCCGGAGCAAGGACGCATGGCCATGATCGCCGATGCCACCGGGGCATCCGTCGGAATCTGGGAGCCACACGAAATGCCAGGCTACGGGCTCGCCGCCGAGCCGGGCACACCGGCGTGGCACGAACTCCATGCCACCGACTACGACAAGGCGGTCAAGTTCTATCAGGACGTGTTCGGCTGGAACACCGACGTCATGAGCGACACTCCCGAATTCCGCTACACGACGTTGGGGGCCGGGGATTCCGCGAAGCCCGGAATCATGGATGCCTCCGGCTACCTTCCCGCCGAAGTGCCGGCGAGCTGGCAGATCTACTTCAATGTTCACGACACCGATGCGTCCATCGAGAAGGCGGTGGCAATGGGGGCAACGGTGATCGACGGTCCGGACAACACTCCATTCGGCCGGCTTGCCACCCTTGCCGACCCCACCGGCGCCATGTTCAAGATCATGGCAGACACCACGCAGGACAGCGCAGACGCCCGACCGCAGTCGAGCTGA
- a CDS encoding glycosyltransferase — translation MGRGRFHRAVGIVIVFAAGGAAALLWFAVAAEGPRLDESPSKGLVLGVWNVLYNTDAPALRNMVAAIALALLLAAGIALLERRITNRSRRSANPRDAPLAPRIVMADTREIFGGPVTVTVLIPAHNEEASLPTTIASLLTQSHRPGRIIVVADNCTDSTVALARQAGVEVMESVANTQKKAGALNQALKLLLPGQGDNDVVMVMDADTSLDDGFLAAAAARFTDDRALMAVGGLFYGEEGHGVLGQFQRNEYIRYGREIRRRRGRVFVLTGTASMFRPRALRTVAEQRGDSLPGNPGDVYDTVALTEDNELTIALKSLGALMISPAQCTVVTELMPSWRTLWSQRLRWQRGALENIGAYGVTTQTVRYWAQQLGIGYGVIALSAYFLLILLMVFSLDVWIWFPFWLVLGALFTAERVVTVWKGGWRARLLALSLFPELFFDMILNIVYVKGIIDIALGRTANWKHLTHETAPVRVKVPA, via the coding sequence ATGGGCAGGGGAAGATTTCATCGGGCGGTCGGCATTGTCATCGTCTTTGCGGCCGGGGGCGCCGCGGCGCTGTTGTGGTTTGCGGTTGCCGCCGAAGGGCCGCGCCTTGACGAGTCGCCGAGCAAAGGGCTCGTCCTGGGCGTCTGGAATGTGCTCTACAACACCGACGCTCCGGCGCTGCGCAACATGGTCGCCGCCATTGCCCTCGCCCTCCTGCTGGCCGCCGGGATCGCGCTGCTGGAACGCCGGATCACTAACAGGTCGCGCCGTTCCGCGAACCCCCGGGACGCCCCGCTGGCGCCCCGGATCGTCATGGCGGATACCCGCGAGATCTTTGGCGGTCCCGTGACCGTGACGGTACTGATCCCGGCACATAACGAAGAAGCGTCGCTTCCCACCACGATCGCCTCACTCCTGACCCAGTCCCACCGCCCCGGGCGCATTATCGTGGTCGCGGACAACTGCACCGACAGCACGGTCGCCCTCGCCCGGCAGGCCGGCGTCGAGGTCATGGAGTCCGTCGCCAACACCCAAAAGAAGGCCGGCGCGCTCAACCAGGCACTCAAGCTGCTGCTTCCCGGCCAGGGCGACAACGACGTCGTAATGGTGATGGACGCTGACACCAGCCTCGACGACGGGTTCCTCGCCGCGGCAGCGGCCCGCTTCACCGACGACCGGGCCCTGATGGCGGTGGGCGGCCTGTTCTACGGGGAAGAAGGCCACGGCGTACTGGGGCAGTTCCAGCGCAATGAATACATCCGCTACGGACGTGAGATCCGCCGACGCCGGGGCCGCGTCTTTGTGCTCACCGGCACCGCATCCATGTTCCGGCCGCGCGCCCTGCGCACCGTCGCCGAGCAGCGCGGAGATTCCCTTCCGGGCAATCCGGGCGACGTGTACGACACCGTCGCCCTGACGGAGGACAACGAACTGACCATCGCCTTGAAGTCCCTGGGCGCCCTGATGATCTCGCCGGCCCAGTGCACGGTGGTCACCGAACTCATGCCCAGTTGGCGGACCCTCTGGTCCCAGCGCTTGCGTTGGCAACGCGGCGCCCTGGAGAACATCGGCGCCTACGGCGTGACCACGCAGACGGTCCGGTACTGGGCGCAGCAACTCGGCATCGGCTACGGTGTCATTGCCCTGAGCGCCTACTTCCTGCTGATCCTGCTGATGGTGTTCTCGCTCGACGTCTGGATCTGGTTCCCGTTCTGGCTGGTCCTGGGAGCACTGTTTACAGCGGAACGCGTCGTCACGGTGTGGAAGGGCGGCTGGCGTGCCCGTCTGTTGGCCCTGTCGTTATTCCCCGAACTTTTCTTTGACATGATCCTCAACATCGTCTACGTCAAAGGAATCATCGACATCGCGCTCGGACGCACCGCCAACTGGAAACACCTCACCCACGAGACCGCCCCCGTCAGAGTGAAGGTACCGGCATGA
- a CDS encoding FAD/NAD(P)-binding domain-containing protein, whose amino-acid sequence MVISQSIRTALIGAGPRGTSVLERLLANWAPAGPDATLHIDVVDPYPAGPGHVWQPGQSRLYLMNTQSFYPTVIPEDPELASPLAGDTFDRWRERQQRQPHPSLTAEERAELAGLGSADFPSRALYGRYLRSTLEELLSRLPAGVSVEFHETTAVSVRPAAAGAGHRSGTGAEDANGSGSGTALGGGRNARGKLDVGLEGGAVLTVDSVVLALGHLESRLNPEQRELKAAAEELGLLYLPPSVPADVDWSLVPAARPVLVRGMGLNFFDVMGQLTEGRGGTFVAGEDGRLGYRPSGREPLIIAASRRGTPYRAKAALAGYYPSAVTLRYCTESALARFAGAGIQPAFDHDLWPLLHRDAIWAYYSTLARSHPGAILSDPAEFLQALEESLRPHAHSAAKWEDAVDAEIEAHVRPAHRLNLLGLAAPLAGRSFGSRTELDAAVVEYLLDDARRSALGEDDPVKMTIGALHHGRAVLKSAVADGGITDESWVAGLRGWFESFVEGLASGPPALRAEQLAALARAGVVRFVGPDPKFGVDREAGTFTAASPWVDGGPGSRGAAGPASGGTGAGDAQGEAVAARSLIEALAPANRVTINESPLLEQLLSEGLVRARLMMTVEGVPVQTSGLDVVPHPYRPLGSNGSVTEGLYVLGLQLSAAQWGTAIAAEARQKNGPAYRSGQRTLHDADEIARDILGR is encoded by the coding sequence GTGGTCATATCGCAGAGCATCCGGACGGCACTGATAGGCGCCGGTCCCCGGGGCACAAGCGTGCTGGAGCGGCTGCTCGCGAACTGGGCACCGGCAGGCCCGGACGCCACCCTCCACATCGATGTGGTTGATCCCTACCCCGCGGGCCCGGGCCATGTGTGGCAGCCCGGCCAGTCCCGCTTGTACCTGATGAACACGCAGTCGTTTTACCCCACGGTCATACCCGAGGACCCGGAACTGGCCTCCCCGCTGGCCGGGGACACCTTCGACCGCTGGCGCGAACGGCAGCAGCGGCAGCCCCACCCCTCGCTCACCGCCGAGGAACGCGCCGAACTCGCGGGGCTGGGCTCCGCGGACTTCCCCAGCCGCGCACTGTACGGACGCTACCTGCGTTCCACGCTCGAAGAACTGCTCTCCCGGCTGCCGGCCGGCGTCTCGGTGGAATTCCACGAAACGACGGCGGTCTCGGTCCGGCCGGCGGCCGCCGGGGCTGGACACCGCAGCGGCACCGGAGCTGAGGACGCCAATGGATCCGGCAGTGGCACGGCACTCGGGGGCGGCCGGAACGCGCGCGGAAAGCTCGACGTCGGGCTCGAGGGCGGCGCGGTGCTGACCGTCGACTCCGTGGTGCTGGCCCTGGGCCATCTCGAATCGCGGCTCAACCCGGAACAGCGGGAGCTCAAGGCTGCGGCCGAGGAGCTGGGGCTGCTGTACCTGCCCCCGTCGGTGCCGGCGGACGTCGACTGGTCCCTGGTGCCGGCGGCCAGGCCCGTGCTGGTGCGGGGCATGGGCCTGAACTTCTTCGATGTCATGGGCCAGCTCACCGAGGGCCGCGGGGGTACCTTCGTGGCCGGGGAGGATGGCCGCCTGGGCTACCGGCCCTCCGGCCGTGAACCTCTCATTATTGCGGCCTCCCGCCGCGGCACTCCCTACCGGGCCAAGGCCGCCCTCGCCGGGTACTACCCCTCGGCCGTGACGCTGCGGTACTGCACCGAAAGTGCGCTGGCCCGGTTCGCGGGGGCGGGGATCCAGCCCGCCTTCGACCACGATCTCTGGCCCCTGCTGCACCGCGACGCCATCTGGGCCTACTATTCGACGCTCGCGCGCTCGCACCCCGGCGCCATCCTCTCCGATCCCGCCGAGTTCCTTCAGGCGTTGGAGGAATCCCTGCGCCCCCATGCGCACAGCGCTGCAAAGTGGGAGGACGCGGTGGACGCCGAGATCGAAGCGCATGTCCGGCCGGCCCACCGGTTGAACTTGCTTGGGCTGGCCGCGCCGCTGGCCGGCCGATCGTTCGGCTCCCGGACGGAGCTGGACGCCGCCGTCGTGGAGTACCTCCTCGACGATGCCCGGCGATCCGCGCTCGGCGAGGACGACCCGGTGAAGATGACGATCGGCGCCCTGCACCATGGCCGGGCGGTGCTCAAGTCCGCGGTGGCCGACGGTGGCATCACGGACGAGTCGTGGGTGGCCGGGCTCCGCGGCTGGTTCGAGTCCTTCGTTGAAGGACTGGCAAGCGGGCCGCCCGCGCTGCGCGCCGAACAGCTGGCAGCCCTGGCGCGGGCCGGCGTCGTCCGGTTCGTGGGACCGGACCCGAAGTTCGGCGTGGACCGCGAGGCGGGGACCTTCACCGCGGCGTCACCGTGGGTGGACGGTGGCCCAGGCAGCCGGGGTGCCGCGGGCCCGGCCTCTGGCGGGACCGGCGCCGGAGATGCCCAGGGGGAGGCGGTGGCGGCCCGATCCCTGATTGAAGCGCTCGCCCCGGCCAACCGGGTCACCATCAACGAGTCACCCCTGCTGGAACAGCTGCTCAGTGAGGGGCTGGTACGAGCGCGCCTGATGATGACGGTGGAAGGCGTCCCGGTGCAGACCTCCGGCCTGGACGTTGTCCCGCATCCGTACCGGCCGCTGGGCTCGAACGGTTCCGTGACGGAGGGCCTCTACGTCCTCGGGCTGCAGCTTTCCGCCGCGCAGTGGGGGACAGCCATCGCAGCAGAGGCCCGGCAGAAGAACGGCCCCGCCTACCGCAGCGGCCAGCGTACCCTGCACGACGCCGACGAGATTGCCCGCGACATCCTGGGGCGCTGA